A portion of the Micromonospora vinacea genome contains these proteins:
- a CDS encoding sugar ABC transporter ATP-binding protein, protein MTDSRPVLTMTGISKSFPGVRALHDVNFQLFPGEVHALMGENGAGKSTLIKVLTGVYDTDEGTITLDGEPVSFSGPMQANAAGVSTVYQEVNLCTNLSVAENIFIGREPRLLGAVRWGEVRRRARALLARLDLDLDVSAPLGSYSLAIQQMVAIARAIDIKARVLILDEPTSSLDASEVAQLFRIMRQLRDEGIAILFVTHFLDQVYEIADRITVLRNGGLVGEYQTAELPQLSLVEKMIGKELDVLEGIEEHSRRDLAVLEEGTPLVAVSNFGRSGAVEPFSLTIHAGEVVGLAGLLGSGRTEVARLLFGADRTDGGQVAIDGTASSLRTPAQAIDHGVGFCSENRRAEGIVADLSVRENMILAMQAARGWLRPIPRRRQDELVDKYVKALNIRPADPEVPVRNLSGGNQQKVLLARWLITEPRLLILDEPTRGIDIGAKTEIQKLVTQLSDGGMAVLFISAELEEVLRLSHKVAVMRDRQMVAQLANDESLDADRIMQTIASGSHREEADR, encoded by the coding sequence ATGACGGATAGCCGTCCGGTCCTGACGATGACCGGGATCAGCAAGTCCTTCCCCGGGGTGCGCGCACTCCACGACGTCAACTTCCAGCTCTTTCCCGGCGAGGTGCACGCCCTGATGGGCGAGAACGGCGCCGGCAAGTCGACCCTCATCAAGGTGCTGACCGGTGTCTACGACACCGACGAGGGCACGATCACCCTCGACGGCGAACCCGTGTCGTTCAGCGGGCCGATGCAGGCGAACGCCGCCGGTGTGAGCACCGTCTACCAGGAAGTCAACCTCTGCACCAACCTCTCGGTGGCGGAGAACATCTTCATCGGTCGGGAGCCCCGGCTCCTCGGCGCCGTCCGCTGGGGTGAGGTTCGCCGTCGCGCCCGCGCCCTGCTGGCCCGCCTCGACCTCGACCTCGACGTCAGCGCGCCGCTGGGCTCGTACTCCCTGGCGATCCAGCAGATGGTCGCCATCGCCCGCGCCATCGACATCAAGGCCCGGGTGCTGATCCTGGACGAGCCGACGTCGAGCCTCGACGCCAGCGAGGTCGCGCAGCTGTTCCGCATCATGCGGCAACTGCGCGACGAGGGCATCGCCATCCTGTTCGTGACCCACTTCCTCGACCAGGTCTACGAGATCGCCGACCGGATCACGGTGCTGCGCAACGGCGGGCTCGTCGGCGAGTACCAGACCGCCGAGCTGCCCCAGCTCTCCCTGGTGGAGAAGATGATCGGCAAGGAGCTCGACGTCCTGGAGGGCATCGAGGAGCACTCCCGACGAGACCTGGCCGTGCTGGAGGAGGGCACTCCCCTGGTGGCGGTGTCCAACTTCGGTCGGTCGGGCGCGGTGGAGCCGTTCAGCCTCACCATCCACGCCGGCGAGGTGGTGGGCCTGGCCGGCCTGCTGGGCTCGGGGCGTACCGAGGTCGCGCGGTTGTTGTTCGGGGCCGACCGGACCGACGGCGGTCAGGTCGCGATCGACGGCACGGCGAGCAGCCTGCGCACCCCCGCGCAGGCCATCGACCACGGCGTGGGCTTCTGCTCGGAGAACCGCCGCGCCGAGGGGATCGTCGCCGACCTGTCGGTCCGCGAGAACATGATCCTCGCCATGCAGGCGGCCCGCGGCTGGCTGCGGCCCATTCCGCGTCGCCGCCAGGACGAGCTGGTCGACAAGTACGTCAAGGCGCTCAACATCCGGCCCGCCGACCCGGAGGTGCCGGTCCGCAACCTCTCCGGCGGCAACCAGCAGAAGGTGCTGCTGGCCCGGTGGCTCATCACCGAGCCACGACTGTTGATCCTCGACGAGCCGACCCGGGGCATCGACATCGGGGCGAAGACCGAGATCCAGAAGCTGGTGACGCAGCTGTCCGACGGTGGCATGGCGGTGCTGTTCATCTCCGCCGAGCTGGAGGAGGTGCTGCGCCTCAGCCACAAGGTGGCGGTGATGCGGGATCGGCAGATGGTCGCGCAGCTCGCCAACGACGAGAGCCTGGACGCCGACCGCATCATGCAGACCATCGCCAGCGGATCCCACCGGGAGGAGGCAGACCGATGA
- a CDS encoding ABC transporter permease, whose amino-acid sequence MNDTMSRYRTMIGHRLFWPAAVLFVMLAANTIYRPGFLSVELKDGHLYGTPIDILRLSAPLILVALGMTLVISTGGIDLSVGSLCAISGAIACMYISKQPDQNSLGVVVTALAMAMGVALVLGAWNGVLVAVIGIQPIIATLILMVAGRGLAQLITEGQIITINSEPYRAIGLGHALTLPLAIFIALAAALLVAAFTRRTALGMIIESVGGNATASRLAGIRSGRVIFLAYVISAACAAVAGFMMTANVSSADGNAAGLWVELDAILAVVIGGTSLAGGRFFLSGTIIGALIIQTLTTTVYAMDISPQTSLLFKAVVVIAVCLIQAPAFRARFSRRRRNVPPPATIADKPKEQVPA is encoded by the coding sequence ATGAACGACACCATGAGCCGCTATCGGACGATGATCGGTCACCGGCTGTTCTGGCCCGCCGCCGTGCTGTTCGTCATGCTCGCCGCGAACACGATCTACCGGCCCGGGTTCCTGTCCGTCGAGCTCAAGGACGGGCACCTGTACGGCACGCCGATCGACATCCTGCGGCTGAGCGCGCCGCTGATCCTCGTCGCGCTGGGCATGACCCTGGTCATCTCGACCGGCGGCATCGACCTGTCGGTCGGCTCGCTCTGCGCGATCAGCGGCGCGATCGCCTGCATGTACATCAGCAAGCAGCCCGACCAGAACAGCCTCGGCGTGGTGGTGACCGCCCTCGCGATGGCGATGGGGGTCGCGCTCGTGCTCGGCGCCTGGAACGGGGTGCTGGTTGCCGTGATCGGGATCCAACCGATCATCGCCACCCTGATCCTGATGGTCGCCGGCCGGGGTCTCGCCCAGCTGATCACCGAGGGTCAGATCATCACCATCAACTCCGAGCCGTACCGGGCGATCGGCCTGGGCCACGCGTTGACCCTGCCGCTTGCCATCTTCATCGCGCTAGCCGCGGCGCTGCTGGTGGCGGCGTTCACCCGTCGCACCGCACTCGGCATGATCATCGAGTCGGTGGGCGGCAACGCCACGGCCAGCCGGCTCGCCGGCATCCGGTCCGGCCGGGTCATCTTCCTCGCGTACGTCATCAGCGCCGCGTGTGCCGCGGTCGCCGGTTTCATGATGACGGCCAACGTCTCCAGCGCCGACGGCAACGCCGCCGGCCTCTGGGTCGAGCTGGACGCGATCCTCGCTGTCGTCATCGGCGGTACGTCCCTCGCGGGCGGCCGGTTCTTCCTGAGTGGCACGATCATCGGCGCGCTGATCATCCAGACCCTGACCACCACTGTGTACGCCATGGACATCTCGCCGCAGACCTCGCTGCTGTTCAAGGCGGTCGTCGTCATCGCCGTCTGCCTCATCCAGGCACCGGCCTTCCGGGCCCGGTTCAGCCGACGTAGGCGCAACGTCCCGCCGCCCGCCACCATCGCCGACAAGCCGAAGGAGCAGGTGCCGGCATGA
- the yjfF gene encoding galactofuranose ABC transporter, permease protein YjfF: MTTGTLTAGRTRFRLPRKQIPVLATLALLLVMYGIGVSQYTAFSNVQVIFNVFIDNGFLLVVAVGMTFVILTGGIDLSVGSVVAMTAMVSAALLQDGMPAALVLVIALLIGPTLGLLMGCVIHFFEIQPFIVTLAGMFFARGMCTFISGASIPITDGFWTSMSQERIGNPQGNFVSISVLIAFVVVCIAAYTLAYTRLGRNVYAIGGNPQSALLMGLPVGRTRIAVYTISGLCSAIGGILLSFYTLSGAPLIAVGMELDVIAAVVIGGTVLTGGAGYVFGTVLGVLVLGVIQTLITFDGSLNSWWTKIVIGGLLFAFILLQRLIGIRYK; the protein is encoded by the coding sequence ATGACCACTGGAACGCTTACCGCCGGTCGTACCCGGTTCCGGCTGCCGAGGAAGCAGATACCGGTCCTGGCGACGCTCGCCCTGCTGCTGGTGATGTACGGCATCGGCGTCTCGCAGTACACGGCGTTCTCCAACGTCCAGGTCATCTTCAACGTCTTCATCGACAACGGCTTCCTGCTCGTCGTCGCGGTGGGCATGACCTTCGTGATCCTCACCGGTGGCATCGACCTGTCGGTCGGGTCGGTGGTCGCCATGACGGCGATGGTGTCGGCCGCGCTGCTCCAGGACGGCATGCCGGCGGCGCTGGTGCTGGTCATCGCCCTGCTCATCGGCCCGACGCTCGGCCTGCTGATGGGCTGCGTCATCCACTTCTTCGAGATCCAGCCGTTCATCGTCACGCTCGCCGGGATGTTCTTCGCCCGGGGCATGTGCACCTTCATCTCCGGCGCGTCGATCCCGATCACCGACGGGTTCTGGACCTCGATGTCGCAGGAGCGGATCGGCAACCCCCAGGGCAACTTCGTGTCGATCAGCGTGCTGATCGCCTTCGTGGTGGTCTGCATCGCCGCGTACACGCTGGCCTACACCCGGCTGGGACGCAATGTGTACGCCATCGGCGGCAACCCGCAGTCGGCGCTGCTGATGGGCTTGCCCGTCGGGCGGACCCGGATCGCCGTCTACACGATCAGTGGTCTCTGCTCGGCCATCGGTGGGATCCTGCTGTCCTTCTACACCCTCTCCGGTGCGCCGCTGATCGCCGTGGGGATGGAACTGGACGTCATCGCCGCCGTCGTCATCGGTGGCACGGTGCTCACCGGCGGCGCGGGCTACGTCTTCGGCACGGTGCTCGGCGTGCTGGTCCTCGGCGTGATCCAGACCCTCATCACCTTCGATGGGAGCCTCAACTCCTGGTGGACCAAGATCGTGATTGGTGGTCTGCTCTTCGCGTTCATCCTCCTCCAGCGCCTCATCGGAATCCGTTACAAGTGA
- the araA gene encoding L-arabinose isomerase — translation MAPHTEPEIWFLTGSQGMYGEETLRQVAEQSRQIAAALDDSPQIPARVVWKPVLTNSGEILQVCREAAAQGAVGVIAWMHTFSPAKMWISGLDALQTPLLHLHTQANVLLPWNDIDMDFMNLNQAAHGDREFGYIQTRLGVARKTVAGHVSDPRVTTRVGAWARAALGWSAMRSLRLARFGDNMRDVAVTEGDKVEAELRFGVSVNTYGVNDLVEVVGEVTDAQVDDLVKEYEDTYRIVGELLPGGEQHDSLRYAARVELGMRAFLDAGGFRAFTTNFEDLGGLRQLPGIAVQRLMADGYGFGGEGDWKTSVLVRTLKAMSVGVSGGTSFMEDYTYDLTPGNELVLGAHMLEVCPTIASDVPNVEIHPLSIGGREDPVRLVFDAAPGPAVVLGLSDMGERFRLVANEIDVVAPPQPLRRLPVARAVWRPRPDLPVSAEAWITAGAPHHTVLSQAVGVEELHDLAEMSRTELVVIDADTEPRRFADELRWNQAYHRLARGF, via the coding sequence ATGGCACCACACACCGAACCCGAGATCTGGTTCCTCACCGGCAGCCAAGGCATGTACGGCGAGGAGACGCTCCGCCAGGTGGCCGAGCAGTCCCGCCAGATCGCGGCCGCGCTCGACGACTCGCCGCAGATTCCCGCCCGCGTGGTCTGGAAGCCCGTCCTGACCAACAGCGGTGAGATCCTGCAGGTCTGTCGGGAGGCCGCCGCTCAGGGTGCCGTCGGGGTCATCGCCTGGATGCACACGTTCTCGCCGGCCAAGATGTGGATCTCCGGTCTGGACGCGTTGCAGACGCCGCTGCTGCACCTGCACACCCAGGCCAACGTTCTGCTCCCGTGGAACGACATCGACATGGACTTCATGAACCTGAACCAGGCCGCCCACGGCGACCGCGAGTTCGGGTACATCCAGACGCGTCTCGGTGTGGCCCGCAAGACGGTGGCCGGGCACGTCAGCGACCCGCGGGTGACCACTCGGGTCGGGGCGTGGGCCCGCGCCGCGCTGGGCTGGTCGGCGATGCGGTCGCTGCGCCTGGCCCGCTTCGGTGACAACATGCGCGACGTCGCGGTGACCGAGGGCGACAAGGTCGAGGCCGAGCTGCGGTTCGGCGTCTCGGTCAACACCTACGGCGTCAACGACCTGGTCGAGGTGGTCGGCGAGGTCACCGACGCGCAGGTGGACGACCTGGTCAAGGAGTACGAGGACACCTACCGCATCGTCGGCGAGCTGCTGCCCGGTGGCGAGCAGCACGACTCGCTGCGGTACGCCGCGCGGGTGGAGCTGGGCATGCGGGCCTTCCTGGACGCGGGCGGGTTCCGGGCCTTCACGACGAACTTCGAGGACCTCGGGGGGCTGCGTCAGCTGCCGGGCATCGCCGTGCAGCGGTTGATGGCCGACGGCTACGGCTTCGGCGGCGAGGGCGACTGGAAGACCTCGGTCCTGGTCCGCACCCTCAAGGCGATGTCGGTGGGCGTGAGCGGCGGTACGTCGTTCATGGAGGACTACACCTACGACCTCACCCCGGGCAACGAGTTGGTGCTCGGGGCCCACATGCTGGAGGTCTGCCCGACCATCGCCTCCGACGTGCCCAACGTGGAGATCCACCCGCTGAGCATCGGTGGCCGGGAGGACCCGGTCCGGTTGGTGTTCGACGCCGCACCCGGCCCGGCCGTGGTGCTCGGGCTGTCCGACATGGGTGAGCGCTTCCGGCTGGTGGCCAACGAGATCGACGTGGTGGCCCCGCCGCAACCGCTGCGCCGGCTGCCGGTCGCCCGTGCCGTCTGGCGTCCGCGTCCTGACCTGCCGGTCTCGGCCGAGGCGTGGATCACCGCGGGCGCCCCGCACCACACCGTGCTGTCGCAGGCGGTGGGCGTGGAGGAGCTGCACGACCTGGCGGAGATGAGCCGCACCGAGCTGGTCGTCATCGACGCCGACACGGAGCCCCGCCGCTTCGCCGACGAGCTGCGCTGGAACCAGGCCTACCACCGGCTGGCTCGCGGCTTCTGA
- a CDS encoding family 43 glycosylhydrolase — protein MLSIGRVPRGAPRRRGWLSRLAVAAMVLVVGGAAAAVASSPASAATVDTSAWYVLVNRNSGKAVDVYNLATNDGARITQWTRNNGNQQQWQFVDSGGGYYRLKSRLSGKVLDVSGRSTANGASVVQWTDNNGTNQQFRLADSDGGYVRLINRNSNKVMEVQGASTADGGNIVQYDDWNGTNQQWQLVRVDGGTDPTTPPPSNGTYPNPVVWQDFADVDIIRVDNAYYMSASTMHYSPGAPVLRSYDLVNWEFAGHSVPRLDFGSKYDMSGGNAYVDGIWASTLNYRPSNRTYYWAGCIDFAQTHIYTASAVDGAWSKHTTIPNCYYDAGMLIDDNDTMYVAYGNGTISVAQLSADGKSQVRAQQVYQTPSSIGTLEGARFYKRNGAYYIWLTRPANGQYVLKSTNGPFGPYEQRQVLLNLPGPISGGGVPHQGGLVQTQNGDWYYMSFVDAYPGGRMPAMAPITWTGDGWPVLQTVNGTWGSSYPKPNLPAPPRAVKPLTGTDTFAGTTLGPQWEWNHNPDNSKWSVNNGLNLQTATVTNDLYKARNTLTHRIQGPTSTATIELDYSTMRDGDRTGLAVLRNSSAWIGVRRDNGSTRLVMQNGLTMDGSWNTTSTGSEVASTAVSGGRIWLRANADIRPGSGRQARFSYSTDGVNFTSFGNALTLANNWQFFMGYRFAIFNHATQALGGAVTVRRFDLTTP, from the coding sequence ATGCTTTCCATCGGTCGGGTTCCCCGGGGTGCGCCACGACGGCGCGGGTGGCTGTCGAGACTCGCCGTCGCCGCGATGGTGCTGGTGGTCGGTGGCGCGGCTGCGGCCGTCGCCTCGTCGCCCGCGTCAGCGGCCACCGTCGACACCAGCGCCTGGTACGTGTTGGTGAACCGCAACAGTGGCAAGGCCGTGGACGTGTACAACCTGGCCACGAACGACGGTGCGCGGATCACCCAGTGGACGCGCAACAACGGCAACCAGCAGCAGTGGCAGTTCGTGGACTCCGGAGGCGGCTACTACCGACTCAAGTCGAGGTTGTCGGGCAAGGTACTGGACGTCTCCGGCCGCTCGACCGCCAACGGCGCCAGCGTCGTGCAGTGGACCGACAACAACGGCACCAACCAGCAGTTCCGGCTGGCAGACTCGGACGGCGGCTACGTCCGGTTGATCAACCGCAACAGCAACAAGGTGATGGAGGTGCAGGGCGCCTCGACCGCCGACGGTGGCAACATCGTGCAGTACGACGACTGGAACGGCACCAACCAGCAGTGGCAGCTCGTCCGCGTCGACGGCGGGACCGACCCCACGACGCCACCCCCGTCGAACGGCACGTACCCGAACCCCGTGGTCTGGCAGGACTTCGCCGACGTCGACATCATCCGGGTGGACAACGCCTACTACATGTCGGCGTCCACCATGCACTACTCGCCCGGCGCGCCGGTCCTGCGCTCGTACGACCTGGTCAACTGGGAGTTCGCCGGTCACTCCGTACCCCGCCTCGATTTCGGGTCGAAGTACGACATGAGTGGCGGCAACGCGTACGTCGACGGGATCTGGGCGTCGACGCTGAACTACCGGCCGAGCAACCGGACGTACTACTGGGCCGGGTGCATCGACTTCGCGCAGACCCACATCTACACCGCGTCCGCCGTCGACGGCGCCTGGAGCAAGCACACCACCATCCCCAACTGCTACTACGACGCGGGGATGCTGATCGACGACAACGACACCATGTACGTGGCGTACGGCAACGGCACCATCAGCGTGGCGCAGCTGTCCGCGGACGGGAAGTCCCAGGTCCGCGCCCAGCAGGTGTACCAGACCCCGTCGAGCATCGGGACGCTGGAGGGTGCCCGCTTCTACAAGCGCAACGGCGCCTACTACATCTGGCTCACCCGCCCGGCCAACGGTCAGTACGTGCTGAAGTCGACGAACGGCCCGTTCGGCCCGTACGAGCAGCGTCAGGTGCTGCTCAACCTGCCCGGTCCGATCTCCGGCGGCGGTGTGCCGCACCAGGGTGGGCTGGTGCAGACCCAGAACGGCGACTGGTACTACATGTCCTTCGTCGACGCGTACCCCGGTGGTCGGATGCCGGCCATGGCCCCGATCACCTGGACCGGCGACGGCTGGCCGGTGCTGCAGACGGTGAACGGCACCTGGGGCAGCTCGTACCCGAAGCCCAACCTGCCCGCGCCGCCCCGGGCGGTCAAGCCGCTCACCGGCACCGACACGTTCGCCGGCACCACGCTCGGCCCGCAGTGGGAGTGGAACCACAACCCGGACAACAGCAAGTGGTCGGTCAACAACGGGCTGAACCTGCAGACCGCCACCGTCACCAACGACCTGTACAAGGCGCGTAACACGCTGACCCACCGCATCCAGGGGCCCACCTCGACCGCGACCATCGAGCTGGACTACTCCACCATGCGCGACGGTGATCGCACCGGCCTGGCGGTGCTGCGCAACTCGTCGGCCTGGATCGGAGTCCGACGGGACAACGGGTCCACCCGGCTGGTCATGCAGAACGGCCTGACGATGGACGGCAGCTGGAACACCACCAGCACCGGCAGCGAGGTGGCGAGCACCGCCGTCTCCGGTGGCCGGATCTGGTTGCGCGCCAACGCCGACATCAGACCCGGCTCCGGCCGACAGGCCCGCTTCTCGTACAGCACCGACGGGGTCAACTTCACCTCGTTCGGCAACGCCCTGACGCTGGCGAACAACTGGCAGTTCTTCATGGGCTACCGGTTCGCCATCTTCAACCACGCGACGCAGGCGCTCGGTGGCGCGGTCACCGTGCGGCGTTTCGACCTGACCACCCCGTGA
- a CDS encoding LacI family DNA-binding transcriptional regulator → MTDVARLAGVSHQTVSRVLNGHPNVREQTRLRVRAAIAELGYRPNGAARALVTGRSQVIGVVAQNTTLYGPASLLAALEQTAAEEGFAVSVGSVRNLDHRSISAAVERHLSHRVAGIVVIAPVESAGEALERLPKDVPLVTVDGDPSRPVPLVTVDQVAGARAATQHLLDAGHRTVWHVSGPTDWFDSVGRIDGWRQALLAAGLDPPPPMPGDWSAASGYRCGQMLARMPEVTAVFTANDHLALGVLRALHEFGRRVPHEISVVGFDDVPEAAYFIPPLTTVRPDFDAVARASLQMLLSQIESGTGGALRQTIAPALVARESVAPPRR, encoded by the coding sequence ATGACGGACGTTGCTCGTCTCGCCGGTGTCTCCCATCAGACGGTGTCGCGGGTGCTCAACGGGCATCCCAACGTCCGTGAGCAGACCCGACTTCGGGTACGCGCGGCGATTGCCGAACTCGGCTACCGCCCCAATGGCGCGGCACGCGCCCTGGTGACCGGTCGATCACAGGTCATCGGTGTGGTCGCGCAGAACACGACGCTCTACGGTCCGGCGTCGCTGTTGGCCGCCTTGGAGCAGACCGCCGCCGAAGAGGGTTTCGCGGTCAGCGTCGGCAGCGTGCGCAACCTGGACCACCGTTCCATCTCGGCGGCCGTCGAGCGGCACCTGTCGCACCGGGTGGCCGGCATCGTGGTCATCGCCCCGGTCGAGTCCGCCGGTGAGGCGCTGGAGCGCCTGCCCAAGGATGTCCCGCTGGTCACTGTCGATGGTGATCCGAGCCGGCCGGTGCCGCTGGTGACTGTCGACCAGGTGGCGGGCGCCCGGGCGGCGACGCAACATCTGCTCGACGCCGGGCACCGCACCGTCTGGCACGTCTCCGGGCCGACCGACTGGTTCGACAGCGTCGGCCGGATCGACGGTTGGCGGCAGGCGTTGCTGGCCGCCGGGCTGGATCCGCCGCCGCCGATGCCGGGGGACTGGTCCGCGGCGTCGGGTTACCGGTGCGGGCAGATGTTGGCGCGGATGCCGGAGGTCACCGCCGTCTTCACCGCCAACGACCATCTCGCGCTGGGCGTGCTGCGGGCGCTGCACGAGTTCGGTCGACGGGTGCCGCACGAGATCAGCGTGGTCGGCTTCGACGACGTGCCGGAGGCGGCGTACTTCATCCCGCCGCTGACCACCGTCCGACCGGACTTCGACGCGGTGGCGCGGGCGAGCCTGCAGATGCTGCTGTCCCAGATCGAGTCGGGCACCGGTGGGGCGCTGCGGCAGACCATCGCCCCGGCTCTGGTCGCCCGCGAGAGCGTGGCCCCACCTCGTCGCTGA
- a CDS encoding glycoside hydrolase family 27 protein has translation MNRITRGRRWGSALAAGILLAGALVGLRAPTAQALDNGVARTPPMGWNSWNSFGCNINEALIRQTADAIVSSGMRDLGYNYVVVDDCWFNPNRDSSGNIQGDPGRFPSGMKALGDYLHARNLKFGLYQVPVDKTCAQYFGAYPGATGSRGHEVQDARQFAAWGVDFLKYDWCSPEGSINDQVTTFAKMRDALAATGRPIVYSINSNSIHAKTGPQRNWGDVANMWRTTEDITNAWDTGQSNGYPMGIQNIINVTVPLASYARPGGFNDPDMMEVGRGGMNDTEMRSHFAMWAIMASPLIAGNDVRNMNAATQAILKNANLIAINQDSLGLQGTQVSFDGTRRVLAKRLANGDVAVALFNQGGSTTTISTTAAAIGKSGSSFTLVDAWTGGTSSSSGTISASVPAHGTVVYRVSGGGTTPPTTPPPTTSSAYASAASGRCLDVPNSNTANGTQPVIWDCNGAANQRWTSSGQTLQALGKCLDAPLNAAAGAKVQIWDCNGGTNQQWTVNANGTISNTQSGLCLDVNANATANGTTVILWTCTGAANQRWSQR, from the coding sequence ATGAACCGCATTACCCGAGGTCGTCGCTGGGGGAGCGCACTGGCGGCCGGAATACTGCTCGCCGGCGCCCTGGTCGGCCTTCGCGCCCCCACGGCGCAGGCACTGGACAACGGCGTGGCGCGTACTCCCCCCATGGGTTGGAATTCATGGAACTCGTTCGGCTGCAACATCAACGAGGCGCTGATCCGGCAGACGGCGGATGCGATCGTCAGCAGCGGTATGCGGGACCTGGGCTACAACTACGTCGTGGTCGACGACTGCTGGTTCAACCCCAACCGGGACAGCTCCGGCAACATCCAGGGCGACCCCGGCCGGTTCCCCAGCGGGATGAAGGCTCTCGGTGACTACCTGCACGCCCGGAACCTGAAGTTCGGCCTGTACCAGGTGCCTGTCGACAAGACCTGCGCCCAGTACTTCGGCGCCTACCCCGGCGCGACCGGCAGCCGCGGCCACGAGGTGCAGGACGCACGCCAGTTCGCCGCCTGGGGCGTCGACTTCCTCAAGTACGACTGGTGCTCGCCGGAGGGCAGCATCAACGACCAGGTGACCACCTTCGCCAAGATGCGGGACGCTCTGGCCGCCACCGGTCGACCGATCGTCTACAGCATCAACTCCAACAGCATCCACGCCAAGACCGGCCCGCAGCGCAACTGGGGCGACGTGGCGAACATGTGGCGAACCACCGAGGACATCACCAACGCGTGGGACACCGGTCAGAGCAACGGCTACCCGATGGGCATCCAGAACATCATCAACGTGACCGTTCCGCTGGCGTCCTACGCGAGGCCGGGTGGGTTCAACGACCCGGACATGATGGAGGTCGGTCGCGGCGGTATGAACGACACGGAGATGCGCAGCCACTTCGCGATGTGGGCGATCATGGCGTCTCCGCTGATCGCCGGCAACGACGTGCGGAACATGAACGCCGCGACGCAGGCCATCCTCAAGAACGCCAACCTGATCGCGATCAACCAGGACTCGCTCGGGTTGCAGGGGACGCAGGTGTCGTTCGACGGCACGCGTCGGGTGCTGGCCAAGCGGCTCGCCAACGGTGACGTCGCCGTGGCCCTGTTCAACCAGGGCGGCTCGACGACGACGATCTCGACCACGGCCGCGGCCATCGGCAAGTCCGGCTCGTCGTTCACGCTGGTGGACGCCTGGACCGGTGGCACCAGCTCCAGCAGCGGGACCATCAGCGCCAGCGTCCCCGCGCACGGGACTGTGGTGTACCGGGTCAGCGGTGGCGGAACGACTCCTCCGACGACGCCGCCGCCGACCACGTCGAGCGCGTACGCCAGCGCCGCCTCCGGCCGCTGCCTCGACGTGCCGAACAGCAACACGGCCAACGGCACGCAGCCGGTCATCTGGGACTGCAACGGCGCCGCCAACCAGCGCTGGACCAGCAGCGGTCAGACCCTGCAGGCCCTCGGCAAGTGCCTGGACGCGCCGCTGAACGCCGCGGCCGGCGCCAAGGTGCAGATCTGGGACTGCAACGGCGGGACCAACCAGCAGTGGACGGTCAACGCCAACGGCACGATCAGCAACACGCAGTCGGGGCTCTGCCTGGACGTCAACGCCAACGCCACTGCCAACGGCACCACGGTGATCCTCTGGACCTGCACCGGAGCGGCGAACCAGCGGTGGTCGCAGCGATAG